The following proteins are co-located in the Sphingomonas donggukensis genome:
- a CDS encoding 2OG-Fe(II) oxygenase → MTDARSPEPSIAAREPAEPASPPPCHLLDLVAEGLLPAGWEETVAALADAPECLTLSRTDQWSFSVVQGDVVCDRLGWLWELYHGVLRDFATRACSRPVVAAARLRSTMTLNILSGPGASSDWHRDNNAVTGLFFATARTDGGGDLLFRDAAGRESAVTPRPGLFVCFPGAIEHRVAPIADGRRLSLPMVYHDSTADQPPAYGDDVYVL, encoded by the coding sequence GTGACGGACGCGCGGTCGCCCGAACCGTCGATCGCAGCCCGCGAGCCGGCCGAGCCCGCAAGCCCCCCGCCCTGCCACCTGCTCGATCTCGTCGCGGAGGGTCTGCTGCCCGCGGGCTGGGAGGAGACGGTCGCCGCGCTGGCGGACGCGCCGGAATGCCTGACGCTCTCCCGCACCGATCAGTGGAGCTTCTCGGTGGTGCAGGGCGATGTCGTGTGCGACCGGCTGGGGTGGCTGTGGGAACTGTACCACGGGGTGTTGCGCGATTTCGCCACCCGTGCGTGCTCCCGCCCCGTTGTCGCCGCCGCGCGGTTGCGCTCCACGATGACGCTCAACATCCTGTCCGGGCCCGGCGCATCGAGCGACTGGCACCGCGACAACAACGCCGTCACCGGCCTGTTCTTCGCGACCGCGCGGACCGACGGCGGCGGCGATCTGCTGTTCCGCGATGCCGCGGGCCGCGAAAGCGCGGTGACCCCGCGCCCCGGCCTGTTCGTCTGCTTCCCGGGCGCGATCGAGCACCGCGTCGCGCCGATCGCGGACGGGCGGCGCCTGTCGCTGCCGATGGTGTATCACGACAGCACCGCCGACCAGCCGCCGGCTTATGGCGACGATGTTTATGTGCTGTAG
- a CDS encoding peptidylprolyl isomerase yields the protein MRFLSAATALAAAIVAPLAATPAAAQLIPVPGRAAAPATTDKQNLWLLDLSDGGRVTIWLRPDVAPKMVERIKTLTRRKFYDGLLFHRVIDGFMAQGGDPKGDGTGGSDLGNVPAEFNYLPHVRGAVSAAREGAPEGATPEQKTKAENSADSQFFIVFQPRLSLDKKYTVFGRVIEGMQYVDAIERGEPPAAPTKIVHAYIAADGPPPYAAAPAPAPVMVDPISLPPGPGRKLPPRAPSPRK from the coding sequence ATGCGTTTCCTGTCCGCCGCGACCGCGCTGGCCGCCGCCATCGTCGCCCCGCTTGCCGCCACGCCCGCCGCGGCCCAGCTGATCCCGGTGCCCGGTCGCGCCGCCGCACCGGCGACGACCGACAAGCAGAACCTGTGGCTGCTCGACCTGTCGGACGGTGGCCGCGTCACCATCTGGCTGCGGCCCGACGTCGCGCCCAAGATGGTCGAGCGGATCAAGACGCTCACCCGCCGCAAATTCTATGACGGGCTGCTGTTCCACCGCGTCATCGACGGCTTCATGGCGCAGGGCGGCGATCCAAAGGGGGACGGCACCGGCGGATCGGACCTGGGCAACGTCCCCGCGGAGTTCAACTACCTGCCCCACGTCCGCGGCGCGGTGTCCGCCGCGCGCGAGGGCGCGCCGGAGGGTGCGACCCCCGAACAGAAGACCAAGGCCGAGAACAGCGCCGACAGCCAGTTCTTCATCGTGTTCCAGCCGCGGCTGTCGCTCGACAAGAAATACACCGTGTTCGGTCGCGTGATCGAGGGGATGCAGTACGTCGACGCGATCGAGCGGGGCGAGCCGCCCGCCGCGCCGACGAAGATCGTCCACGCCTATATCGCCGCCGATGGCCCGCCGCCCTACGCCGCGGCGCCGGCACCCGCCCCGGTGATGGTCGATCCGATCAGCCTGCCACCGGGTCCGGGCCGCAAGCTGCCGCCCAGGGCTCCGTCGCCGCGCAAGTAA
- a CDS encoding EF-hand domain-containing protein yields MILAALPVMAALALTQAAPAQPPRPGDPYRAAPATIVAEPVALLFAGFDRDGDGRTTLAEMRAGLRATASGAEWATGVGYLAFADWAARYLGDRNGVPTPFEVDRNGDNRITLAELEDRVEALFTRYDLDRDGALTRTELLTIRTTPTGERRRRDRDGDQPAMPPRR; encoded by the coding sequence ATGATCCTTGCCGCCCTGCCCGTTATGGCCGCGCTTGCCCTCACCCAGGCCGCGCCGGCGCAGCCGCCGCGTCCGGGCGATCCCTACCGCGCGGCGCCCGCGACGATCGTCGCCGAGCCGGTGGCACTGCTGTTCGCCGGGTTCGACCGCGACGGCGACGGGCGCACGACGCTGGCGGAGATGCGCGCCGGCCTGCGCGCGACCGCCAGCGGCGCGGAATGGGCGACCGGCGTCGGCTATCTCGCCTTCGCCGACTGGGCGGCGCGCTATCTCGGCGACCGCAACGGCGTACCGACCCCGTTCGAGGTCGACCGCAACGGCGACAACCGCATCACCCTCGCCGAGCTAGAGGACCGGGTCGAGGCGCTGTTCACGCGCTACGACCTCGACAGGGACGGCGCGCTGACCCGCACCGAATTGCTCACCATCCGCACCACCCCCACGGGCGAACGTCGCCGACGCGATCGCGACGGCGACCAGCCGGCCATGCCGCCGCGGCGGTAA
- a CDS encoding cation diffusion facilitator family transporter: MGGNHGHASHHGHDHGHAHAPADFGRAFAIGTALNLGFVVVEAGFGIAADSVALLADAGHNLSDVLGLLIAWGAATLAKRPASARYTYGLKSSSILAALANAVLLLVAVGAILLETLQRLNDPPAVQANVVIWVALVGIAVNTATALLFARGRHGDLNIRGAYLHMAADALVSAGVVVGGLLMLWSGFAWIDPVVSLAIVAVILWSTWGLFRDALGMAMQAVPAAIDPHAVRTALVALPGVERLHDLHIWSMSTTENALTAHLVMPAGHPGDAFLRDLQHRLDHDFGIGHATIQIEVGDGTGCRIHAH, from the coding sequence ATGGGCGGAAACCACGGACACGCGAGCCATCACGGGCACGATCATGGCCATGCCCATGCGCCCGCCGACTTCGGCCGCGCCTTCGCGATCGGGACGGCGCTCAACCTCGGCTTCGTGGTGGTGGAGGCGGGGTTCGGCATCGCCGCCGATTCGGTCGCGCTGCTGGCGGATGCCGGCCACAATCTGTCCGACGTCCTCGGCCTGCTCATCGCCTGGGGCGCCGCCACCCTCGCCAAGCGACCGGCATCGGCGCGCTACACATACGGCCTGAAAAGCTCGTCGATCCTCGCGGCACTCGCCAACGCCGTCCTCCTGCTGGTGGCGGTCGGCGCGATCCTGCTGGAGACGCTCCAGCGGCTGAACGATCCCCCGGCGGTGCAGGCGAACGTCGTGATCTGGGTTGCGCTGGTCGGGATCGCGGTCAACACCGCGACCGCCCTGTTGTTCGCGCGCGGGCGGCACGGCGACCTGAACATCCGCGGCGCCTATCTCCACATGGCCGCCGACGCATTGGTCTCGGCCGGCGTCGTCGTCGGCGGGCTGCTGATGCTGTGGAGCGGCTTTGCCTGGATCGACCCGGTCGTCAGCCTGGCGATCGTCGCGGTCATCCTGTGGAGCACCTGGGGGCTGTTCCGCGACGCGCTCGGCATGGCGATGCAGGCGGTGCCCGCGGCGATCGATCCGCACGCGGTCCGCACCGCGCTCGTCGCGCTGCCCGGTGTCGAGCGCCTCCACGACCTCCACATCTGGTCGATGAGCACGACCGAGAATGCGCTGACCGCCCACCTCGTCATGCCCGCCGGCCACCCCGGCGACGCGTTCCTGCGCGATCTCCAGCACCGGCTAGACCATGATTTCGGCATTGGCCACGCGACGATTCAGATCGAGGTCGGCGATGGCACCGGCTGCCGCATCCACGCGCATTGA
- the queA gene encoding tRNA preQ1(34) S-adenosylmethionine ribosyltransferase-isomerase QueA, with protein MNVDLFDFALPNDSIALRPASPRDAARLLVLDGDATRDLHVGDLPAQLRAGDLLVFNDTRVIPAQLEGTRGEARIGATLHKREGPRRWRAFIRNAKRLRDGDVIDFGQGVSATAGDRGDDGSFALDFAGTEPVELLLERAGRMPLPPYIAAKRPTDARDADDYQTMFANEPGAVAAPTAALHFTPDLMAALDAAGIGHATLTLHVGAGTFLPVKADDTADHLMHAEWGRIDAATADRLNAVRAAGGRVIAVGTTSLRLIESASGDDGIVRPFEGDTAIFITPGYRFKGIDGLVTNFHLPRSTLFMLVSALMGLERMQAGYAHAIASGYRFYSYGDASLLLP; from the coding sequence ATGAACGTCGACCTGTTCGATTTCGCGCTGCCGAACGACAGCATCGCGCTGCGCCCCGCCTCCCCGCGCGACGCGGCGCGGCTGCTGGTGCTCGATGGCGACGCAACGCGCGACCTGCACGTCGGCGACCTCCCCGCGCAGCTCCGCGCCGGCGACCTGCTGGTCTTCAACGACACCCGCGTCATCCCCGCCCAGCTGGAGGGCACGCGCGGCGAGGCCAGGATCGGCGCGACGCTGCACAAGCGCGAGGGGCCGCGGCGCTGGCGCGCCTTCATCCGCAACGCCAAGCGGCTGCGCGACGGCGACGTCATCGATTTCGGGCAAGGGGTATCGGCGACCGCCGGCGACCGCGGCGACGACGGCAGCTTCGCACTCGATTTCGCGGGGACCGAGCCGGTCGAGCTGCTGCTGGAGCGCGCCGGTCGCATGCCGCTGCCCCCCTACATCGCCGCCAAGCGCCCGACCGATGCGCGCGATGCCGACGATTACCAGACGATGTTCGCGAACGAGCCGGGTGCCGTCGCTGCGCCGACCGCGGCGCTGCACTTCACCCCCGACCTGATGGCCGCGCTCGACGCCGCGGGCATCGGCCATGCGACGCTGACCCTCCACGTCGGCGCGGGCACCTTCCTGCCGGTCAAGGCCGACGACACCGCCGACCACCTCATGCACGCCGAATGGGGCCGCATCGACGCCGCCACCGCCGACCGCCTCAACGCCGTCCGCGCCGCCGGCGGACGCGTCATCGCGGTCGGCACCACCAGCCTGCGCCTGATCGAAAGCGCCAGCGGCGACGACGGCATCGTCCGCCCGTTCGAGGGCGACACCGCGATCTTCATCACGCCGGGCTATCGCTTCAAGGGCATCGACGGCCTCGTCACCAATTTCCACCTGCCGCGGTCGACGCTGTTCATGCTGGTGTCGGCACTGATGGGGCTGGAGCGGATGCAGGCCGGCTACGCGCATGCCATCGCGAGCGGCTATCGCTTCTATTCCTACGGCGACGCCTCGCTGCTGCTGCCGTGA